One genomic segment of Pristis pectinata isolate sPriPec2 chromosome 38, sPriPec2.1.pri, whole genome shotgun sequence includes these proteins:
- the tm7sf2 gene encoding delta(14)-sterol reductase TM7SF2 isoform X2 translates to MGDKSKMPRTTELEFGGPLGALVLPALLPCTVLYLLLTCRTEAASVLNNSLVLPDLSQLWDSGALLLVLAWFSLQALLYLLPLGKVTQGMPLRDGTRLSYRINGLHALVITALLAVVGVSCGLHLGSVYDRCVHLASAATLASFGLSAFLYARSLRVPESALAPGGNSGNPIYDFFIGHELNPRIGSFDLKYFCELRPGLIGWLLIDLAMLLKECELRGSPSLAMLLVNAFQFLYVLDALWHEEAVLTTMDIVNDGFGFMLAFGDLTWVPFTYSLQAHFLVTHPQELSTPGAIAIVLLNALGYYIFRSANSQKNAFRRNPGDPKVVGLETIPTATGRQLLVSGWWGLVRHPNYLGDLIMALAWSLPCGLAHVLPYFYVVYFTVLLIHREARDEHHCRRKYGSAWNTYCSRVPYRIFPYLY, encoded by the exons ATGGGGGACAAGTCCAAGATGCCCAGAACCACCGAGCTGGAGTTCGGAGGCCCCCTGG GTGCACTTGTACTGCCCGCACTGCTGCCCTGCACCGTCCTCTACCTGCTGCTTACCTGCCGCACCGAGGCAGCGAGTGTCCTGAACAACTCCCTGGTGCTGCCAGATCTGAGCCAGCTCTGGGACTCAGGTGCCCTGCTCCTCGTCCTCGCCTGGTTCAGTCTCCAGGCTCTGCTCTACCTTCTTCCTCTGGGTAAG GTCACGCAAGGCATGCCACTCCGAGATGGCACCAGACTCTCCTACCGGATTAATG GTCTGCACGCCCTGGTGATCACTGCCCTCCTGGCTGTGGTGGGCGTCTCCTGTGGGCTACATCTGGGCTCCGTCTACGACCGCTGCGTGCATCTGGCCTCCGCAGCCACCCTGGCCTCATTCGGGCTGAGTGCCTTCCTCTACGCCCGCTCGCTGCGTGTGCCGGAGTCAGCCCTGGCGCCTGGTGGCAACTCCG GCAACCCAATCTACGACTTCTTCATTGGCCACGAGCTGAACCCCCGCATCGGCAGCTTTGACCTGAAGTACTTCTGTGAACTACGACCGGGGTTGATCGGCTGG CTGCTGATTGACCTGGCCATGCTGCTGAAGGAGTGTGAGTTACGAGGAAGCCCCTCTCTTGCCATGCTGCTTGTAAATGCCTTCCAGTTCCTCTACGTGCTCGACGCACTGTGGCATGAG GAAGCAGTCCTGACCACGATGGACATAGTCAACGACGGCTTCGGTTTCATGCTGGCCTTTGGGGACCTGACGTGGGTCCCCTTCACCTACAGCCTGCAGGCCCACTTCTTGGTGACACACCCACAGGAGCTCTCCACCCCAGGGGCAATCGCCATCGTCCTCCTCAATG CTCTCGGTTATTACATCTTCCGCAGCGCAAACTCGCAGAAGAACGCTTTCCGCAGGAACCCCGGCGATCCCAAGGTGGTGG GCCTGGAGACGATCCCCACGGCAACCGGGAGGCAGCTGCTGGTTTCGGGCTGGTGGGGTCTGGTGCGTCACCCCAACTACCTGGGAGATCTGATCATGGCGCTGGCGTGGTCCCTGCCCTGCG gttTGGCCCATGTCCTGCCCTATTTCTACGTGGTCTATTTCACCGTCCTGCTGATCCACCGTGAGGCCAGAGACGAGCACCATTGCCGCAGGAAGTACGGCTCGGCGTGGAACACCTACTGCAGCCGCGTCCCCTACCGCATCTTCCCATacctgtactga